From Canis lupus baileyi chromosome 16, mCanLup2.hap1, whole genome shotgun sequence, a single genomic window includes:
- the EIF1 gene encoding eukaryotic translation initiation factor 1: protein MSAIQNLHSFDPFADASKGDDLLPAGTEDYIHIRIQQRNGRKTLTTVQGIADDYDKKKLVKAFKKKFACNGTVIEHPEYGEVIQLQGDQRKNICQFLVEIGLAKDDQLKVHGF from the exons ATGTCCGCTATCCAGAACCTCCACTCTTTCG ACCCCTTTGCTGATGCAAGTAAGGGTGATGATCTGCTTCCTGCTGGCACTGAGGATTATATCCATATAAGAATTCAACAGAGAAACGGCAGGAAGACCCTTACTACTGTCCAAGGGATCGCTGATGATTACGATAAAAAGAAACTAGTGAAGGCGTTTAAGAAG AAATTTGCCTGCAATGGTACTGTAATTGAGCATCCAGAATATGGAGAAGTAATTCAGCTACAGGGTGACCAGCGCAAGAACATATGCCAGTTCCTGGTAGAG aTTGGACTGGCTAAGGACGACCAGCTGAAGGTTCATGGGTTTTAA